The following is a genomic window from Chania multitudinisentens RB-25.
CGCGCCCATTCGATGGAGATGGTCACCAATGTCCATAAGATCAGGCCGTTGAACACCAGTACCAAGGCAACCGAGGGGATCGCCGCTTCCCCCAGCAGCACGCTGGCAATGGGCAGGCCAAGCATCACGTTATTGGAAAAAATGCCACCCAGCGCGAACACTGAACCTGACACACCATCCAATTTAAATAGCCGCCAGGCAATAATACGGCCGATAACGAACACGATCAGGCAACTGCCGAAGAAGGCGATCAGTAATCTGGCATCCACTGCCGGACGTTGCGAGAAATCACACATCATGCGGAACAGCATGGCGGGCAGAGCGAGAGAAAATACGAAACGGGTCAGGCCATCGGTGATACTGGCAGGCCACTTACCCCAACGGATAAGGCCATATCCCAGCACGATCAAGACAAATAGCGGCAAAGACAGCACTATCTGGTGCCACAGTGAAACAATAAAAGCAGGCATCATATCCCTTCCGGTGGCGCGGCGGCAAAGGGTTGACGTCGCAAGATTTCATGAATGCCAAAGGATTATTGAGCGGCGCAGCGAACTGCGCCATGCAACGGAAAATTAACCGTTTGAGAAATCCGGGCCAATTAAATCTATCCGGTCAGTACAAATACAGTCAACGCCCCAATTCAACAATAAACGCGCGCGCTCGGGGTGGTTAACGGTATATACCAGAATGCGCAGCCCAGCATCTTTCAGCACTTTTACCCGCTCGGCGGTCAAGGCATTGTGATTAATATGCAGCGAGACACAGGCAAGCTGTTCGGTCAATTCGCGCCAGTTGTCATGCCACGCATCCAGCAGCAGGCCACGTGGTAATTCCGGCACCGCACGCTGCGCGGCCGCCAGTGCTGCGACGGAAAATGAGGAAAGTAGTGGATCGGTCTGCCCTTGCCACAGCAGGCGCGCTGCCAGTGCCACCAACCGACCGGTTTCGTCTTCCACACCCAGCGTCGGTTTGATCTCGATATTGGCCATTAGGCCATGCTGTTTGCAACGCTCGGCCACTTCCGCCAGTAGAGGCAGACGTTCGCCTTTAAACGCCGCGCTATACCAGTTACCGGCGTCCAGTTGCTCCAGCTTTTCCCACGGCAAATCGCCCGCCACGCCCCAGCCGTTGCTGGTACGATCGAGCGTATCATCATGCAGCAGGAAGATCTGCCCATCCTGCGCCAATTTAGCGTCAAACTCGATCATCTTGTGGCCGTGGCGTGCGCCGACATCGATCGCCGCCAAGGTATTTTCCGGTGCCAAGGAACCGCCACCGCGATGAGCAGCGACATGAGGATAAGGCCAGACTGTGATCATCATTCCATCCGTAATCCACTGTGGGTATCAAAAAAGTGCAGCGCCTGCGCAGGCAACTGTAAATATAACCTGCTGCCCGCAGGCGGCAAGGTTTCGTTGAAAGTAAGAGAGAACGATACAGATGGTAATGTGATAGCGGCGGTATGGAAATATTCCACGCCGCCGCAAAGAGATTACAGCGCGCGGCGCAGGCGGGCGACCGCTTCCTGCATTTGCTGCTCAGTGGCCGTCGCAAACGACAGGCGGAACGTGGAATGATCCGCCCGATCGGAGAAGAAGTATTCCCCCGGAACGAACACCACACCCTGATCCAGCGTGGCTTTCAGCCACTCGGTGGCATTGAACGGCTGGCGGAAACGCGCCCACAGGAACATGCCGCCTTTTGGCATATCAAAGCTGATCACATCACCCAGCTCTTTTTCAACCAACCCGGCCAGAATGCCACACTTCTGTTTATAGGCCGCGCGGATCTTCTCGATCTGTGCCGGCAAACGGTTCAGGCCCAGATAACATTCAGCGATGCTTTGCGACAGCGAACTGGCATGCAGATCGGCCGCCTGCTTGATGATAGCGATCTTGTGCAGCAGAAACGGCGGCAGGATCGCCCAGCCCAAGCGCAGGCCTGGCGCCAGGATCTTGGAGAACGTGGAGGTATAGATGATGTTATCGGTATGGCCCAACATCTGTTGTGAAACCTGATACAGCGTCGCATTGCGCTCTTCGGTAAAACGCAGTTCACCGTAGGGATCATCTTCCACAATCAGGAAATTATGCTCAGCAGCCAGCTTCACCAATTGCTCACGGCGTGCGGCACTCAGGGTCAGGCCAGTGGGGTTGCCGAAGTTCGGCACCACGTATACCCCTTTGATTTTCTGGGTTTTCAGCAATTCAGCCAGTTCTTCAACCACCATGCCATCGCTGTCTGAGGAAACCGACATCACGTTGGCTTCTGCCAGCTCCAGCGTCTGCAATGCCGCCAGATAGGTCGGGCGTTCTACCACAAACACATCGCCTGGGTTAACGACTGCACGCATCACCAGATCCAACGCCTGCTGAGAGCCTGCTGTGACCAGAATATCTTCCGGCTTGGCGCTGACGCCGCGTTCGGTACACAGGGTACAAATGCGTTCACGCAGCAGGTAGCTACCTTCGGTCAAACCATACTGGAACGCGCTTTTCGGCTGTTCGGTAATTGCTTGCTGTGTGGCAATGCTCAATCCTTCGAAATCAAACAGCGCATCAGAAGGAATGCCACCCGCCAGCGAAATGACATTTTCCATTTTACTGTGCTTGAGCAATTCACGGATTGCCGAGCTTTTTACCTTCACCATGCGCTGCGCGAGTAGTCCTTCTGTCTTCATTATTGGTTATTCTCGTAATCGTTAAAAATATGGGTGCCAGCGCACCCTGATATAAAGGCCACAACAGCGCATACAGGTAACAACGCCGTAGCTTGCAAGACAATGGGTATTTTAGCCGCCCAGATACGCCGAACGAACTGCTTCGTTGGCTAACAATGCAGCCCCTGTATCTTCCAATACCACGCGGCCGTTTTCCAGTACATAACCACGATCTGCCAACTTTAACGCCTGATTGGCGTTTTGCTCCACCAAAAAGATGGTCATTCCCTCTTCGCGCAGTTGCTGGATGATGTCAAAAATCTGCTGGATGATGATCGGTGCCAGCCCAAGCGAGGGTTCATCAAGCAACAGCAACTTTGGCTGGCTCATCAACGCGCGGCCAATCGCCAACATCTGCTGCTCACCGCCAGACATGGTACCAGAACGCTGGCTACGGCGCTCCAACAGGCGCGGGAACAGGCTGAACACCCGCTCAATACGCTGCTGGTACTGCTCACGAGTGGCAAAGAAACCACCCATCGCCAGATTCTCCTCCACCGTCATGCGGGAAAACACCCGCCGCCCTTCCGGCACGATCGCCACCGCTTCACGCATAATGCGCGCAGTCTGCCACTGGGTGATGTCCTGATCCAGCAGTTGGATGGTGCCTTCGGAGGCGCGCGGTTCACCGCATAACGTACCGAGTAACGTGGTTTTACCGGCACCGTTGGCCCCGATCAAGGTGACGATCTCACCCTGCTGAATATTCAAGCTGACCTGATGCAGCGCCTGAATTTTGCCGTAATGGGCGGAAACCTGATTAAATGACAACATATGTTTATTCGCCCAGATAGGCCCGGATCACATCCGGGTTATTGCGGATTTCAGCCGGGATACCCTGCGCCAGTGGGGTTCCCTGATTAACCACATAGATGCGATCGGAAATTCCCATCACCAGTTTCATATCGTGCTCAATCAGCAGCACAGAAACTTTGTGCTGGTCGCGCAGTTCCACGATCAGGTGATCCAGTTCGTCGGTTTCTTTCGGGTTCAAACCCGCCGCTGGTTCATCCAGCATCAGCAATTCCGGGCGCGTCACCATGCAGCGGGCAATCTCCAGCCGCCGCTGCTGACCATAAGCCAGGTTACCCGCCGAGCGATTGGCCATCTCCAATAGGCCGACACGCTCCAGCCATACGGCGGAACGCTCCAATGCATCCGCTTCGGCGCGGCGGAACGCCGGGGTTTTCAGCAAACCGGCAAACACGCCGCTTTGCAGATGCTGATGCTGAGCCACCAGCAGGTTTTCAATCACCGTCATTTCGCGGAACAACCGCACGTGCTGGAAGGTTCGCACCACCCCCATACGGGCAATAACCTGGCCGGGAAGCCCTTCCAAATGGCGTTCCCGCAGCTTGATGGTGCCACCGGTCGGGCGATAGAACCCGGTCAGGCAGTTGAACACCGTGGTTTTACCCGCACCGTTCGGGCCAATCAGCGAAACGATCTCGCCTTCATGCAGCGTTAAAGCCACGTTGTTGACCGCCAGCAGGCCGCCAAACCGCATCGATAGCCCTTCGACCGCCAGTAAAGGTTGAGTACTCATGCCTTCTCCCCCTTCACTGCCTGGATATCTGCCGCTTTCAGTTTCAGTTGTGGCCGCTTCATCGGCAGCAGACCTTGCGGCCGCCAAATCATCATCAGCACCATCAACGCACCCAGCAGCAACATGCTGTATTCATTCAGATCACGCATCAGTTCGCGCGATACCACCAACAGGATAGCCGCCAGGATCACCGCAAACTGCGATCCCATCCCACCCAGCACTACAATTGCCAGCACGAAAGCTGACTCAACGAAAGTGAAGGATTCTGGGCTGACAAAGCCTTGGCGCGCAGCGAACAGCGTCCCGGCAAAACCAGCAAATGCAGCGCTGATGGTGAAAGCGGTCAGTTTGATTCTGGTTGGGCTGAGGCCCAGTGAACGGCAGGCGATCTCATCTTCACGCAGCGCTTCCCAGGCGCGCCCCAGCGGCATGCGCAGCAGGCGGTTAATCACAAACAGCGTCAGGATCACCAACAAC
Proteins encoded in this region:
- the ugpQ gene encoding glycerophosphodiester phosphodiesterase — encoded protein: MITVWPYPHVAAHRGGGSLAPENTLAAIDVGARHGHKMIEFDAKLAQDGQIFLLHDDTLDRTSNGWGVAGDLPWEKLEQLDAGNWYSAAFKGERLPLLAEVAERCKQHGLMANIEIKPTLGVEDETGRLVALAARLLWQGQTDPLLSSFSVAALAAAQRAVPELPRGLLLDAWHDNWRELTEQLACVSLHINHNALTAERVKVLKDAGLRILVYTVNHPERARLLLNWGVDCICTDRIDLIGPDFSNG
- a CDS encoding PLP-dependent aminotransferase family protein, with protein sequence MKTEGLLAQRMVKVKSSAIRELLKHSKMENVISLAGGIPSDALFDFEGLSIATQQAITEQPKSAFQYGLTEGSYLLRERICTLCTERGVSAKPEDILVTAGSQQALDLVMRAVVNPGDVFVVERPTYLAALQTLELAEANVMSVSSDSDGMVVEELAELLKTQKIKGVYVVPNFGNPTGLTLSAARREQLVKLAAEHNFLIVEDDPYGELRFTEERNATLYQVSQQMLGHTDNIIYTSTFSKILAPGLRLGWAILPPFLLHKIAIIKQAADLHASSLSQSIAECYLGLNRLPAQIEKIRAAYKQKCGILAGLVEKELGDVISFDMPKGGMFLWARFRQPFNATEWLKATLDQGVVFVPGEYFFSDRADHSTFRLSFATATEQQMQEAVARLRRAL
- the livF gene encoding high-affinity branched-chain amino acid ABC transporter ATP-binding protein LivF — its product is MLSFNQVSAHYGKIQALHQVSLNIQQGEIVTLIGANGAGKTTLLGTLCGEPRASEGTIQLLDQDITQWQTARIMREAVAIVPEGRRVFSRMTVEENLAMGGFFATREQYQQRIERVFSLFPRLLERRSQRSGTMSGGEQQMLAIGRALMSQPKLLLLDEPSLGLAPIIIQQIFDIIQQLREEGMTIFLVEQNANQALKLADRGYVLENGRVVLEDTGAALLANEAVRSAYLGG
- the livG gene encoding high-affinity branched-chain amino acid ABC transporter ATP-binding protein LivG; translation: MSTQPLLAVEGLSMRFGGLLAVNNVALTLHEGEIVSLIGPNGAGKTTVFNCLTGFYRPTGGTIKLRERHLEGLPGQVIARMGVVRTFQHVRLFREMTVIENLLVAQHQHLQSGVFAGLLKTPAFRRAEADALERSAVWLERVGLLEMANRSAGNLAYGQQRRLEIARCMVTRPELLMLDEPAAGLNPKETDELDHLIVELRDQHKVSVLLIEHDMKLVMGISDRIYVVNQGTPLAQGIPAEIRNNPDVIRAYLGE